A stretch of DNA from Acidobacteriota bacterium:
ATGCTAAATCAGGGAAGCTGAAATGGAGGTTCAAAACAGAGGATGAGGTGGTCTCCTCTCCGGCGGTCGCTGACGGCACCGTCTACTTCGGAAGCGATGATCACTACCTCTACGCCCTCGATGCTAAATATGGAAACCTAAAATGGAGGTTCGAAACAGAGGTTGATGTGGAATCCTCCCCGGCGGTCGCTGATGGCACCGTCTACTTCGGAAGCAGCGATCACTACCTCTACGCCCTCGATGCTAAATCAGGGAAGCTGAAATGGCGGTTCGAAACAGGGGATGATGTGGCCTCCCCGGCGGTCGCCGACGGCACCGTCTACTTCGGAAGCGATGATCACTACCTCTACGCCTTAGAGTGAGTCCATCCTTCATCAATCGGCTTCTTTGGAAGCTTAGCCCTTTGGGGAAGAAGGGGGAAAAGGTGCCGCGATTCATTAGAAAGCCCTTTCTAAGATCATTAATAAGGATAATACTTTCCTTAGGGATAAGCCTTGCCACAGGGGGGATAGGCTTTAAATT
This window harbors:
- a CDS encoding PQQ-like beta-propeller repeat protein, which gives rise to AKSGKLKWRFKTEDEVVSSPAVADGTVYFGSDDHYLYALDAKYGNLKWRFETEVDVESSPAVADGTVYFGSSDHYLYALDAKSGKLKWRFETGDDVASPAVADGTVYFGSDDHYLYALE